A genomic region of Candidatus Pseudomonas phytovorans contains the following coding sequences:
- a CDS encoding Ldh family oxidoreductase: protein MTVQISVRQAHDLAMQALRSAGMPESPAQSCAHALVQAEREGLPSHGLSRLPFYLEQMATGKVDAKAEPSVVLEGAVVRVDACHGLAFAAIDAGLGPAMATARRLGIAALAIGRSHHFGVAGQPVERAAREGLLALALSNAPAAMAPWGGRTPLFGTNPIAFASPRQHAEPVVIDLSLSKVARGKVMLARQAGTPIPAGWAIDSSGNDTTDPQAALAGSMVPMGDAKGAALAMMVELLTAGLTGSHFGFQASSFFDAQGDAPGVAHLLLLIDPQRFGPGYLSHVEALFTAMLAQPGVRLPGQRRIHERQEHSDFIEVPQALLDRLKSCV, encoded by the coding sequence ATGACGGTACAAATCAGCGTTCGGCAGGCACACGACCTTGCCATGCAGGCACTGCGCAGCGCCGGCATGCCGGAAAGCCCCGCGCAAAGTTGCGCCCATGCCCTGGTGCAGGCCGAACGCGAAGGCCTGCCCTCCCATGGTCTGTCGCGTTTGCCGTTCTATCTGGAGCAGATGGCCACCGGCAAGGTTGACGCCAAGGCCGAGCCCAGCGTGGTGCTCGAAGGTGCAGTTGTGCGGGTGGACGCCTGCCACGGCCTGGCCTTTGCGGCCATCGACGCTGGCCTGGGCCCGGCGATGGCCACGGCCCGCCGCCTCGGCATTGCGGCGCTGGCCATCGGCCGCTCGCATCACTTCGGTGTGGCCGGGCAACCGGTGGAAAGGGCCGCGCGCGAGGGCCTGCTGGCACTGGCACTTAGCAATGCGCCAGCAGCAATGGCCCCCTGGGGTGGACGAACGCCGCTGTTTGGCACTAATCCCATTGCCTTCGCCTCGCCGCGCCAGCATGCAGAACCGGTTGTCATCGACCTGTCGCTGTCGAAGGTTGCGCGCGGCAAGGTGATGCTGGCCAGGCAAGCGGGCACACCGATTCCGGCCGGCTGGGCGATCGACAGCAGCGGCAATGACACGACCGATCCGCAGGCGGCACTGGCCGGCAGCATGGTGCCCATGGGCGATGCCAAGGGCGCCGCGCTGGCAATGATGGTGGAACTGCTGACGGCGGGCCTGACCGGCAGCCATTTCGGTTTCCAGGCCAGTTCGTTCTTCGATGCGCAGGGGGATGCACCGGGTGTGGCGCACTTGCTGTTGCTGATTGACCCGCAGCGCTTTGGCCCCGGTTACCTGAGCCATGTCGAAGCGCTGTTCACCGCCATGCTGGCGCAACCGGGCGTGCGCTTGCCAGGGCAGCGGCGGATACATGAACGGCAAGAACACAGTGATTTCATCGAGGTGCCGCAGGCGTTGCTGGACCGGCTGAAAAGCTGCGTTTGA
- a CDS encoding amino acid racemase, whose protein sequence is MKSKKAAGELPHAYKIGIVGGLGSLAGGDLFYKLVKSRAVLADQGRFHFLLEQHPFKGVQLPLDADASMTSRKFYAFEVCRSFEASGVDAIMLPCFASQTFRAEIQEELGIPVLDMMESLVRHIRQIAVPGSTLGVLASDYVRHSGLFERALGGEYAVVYPDAQAQVGLMQAMYGGNGIKDGYLDGVPLESVYQACLSVQAQGAALIVPGMTELSLVCADLQRRGITALDINDLYATYATLGSGAPRALPFKLGIVGGVGPAATVDFMGKVVASTPAGRDQDHIKMVVEQNPQIPDRTANLLHAEADPTMAMYATCKRLESAGANAIAIPCNTAHAFVERIQEHLRVPIVNMLTETIDWIKQTYGSDKTIGLLATSGTVASQVYHQAASRAGLELIVPAPDYQKLVMEAIYGERGVKAGFTDGLCRDELLIAAEHLSEVGAQVLILGCTELPLLLSHCDAYDLNGRAVALVDPTMILARKCVALAHKLPAEN, encoded by the coding sequence ATGAAGTCGAAGAAGGCAGCAGGGGAGCTACCCCACGCATACAAGATCGGGATTGTTGGTGGGCTTGGATCACTCGCGGGCGGCGACCTGTTCTACAAGCTGGTGAAATCGCGGGCCGTGCTGGCGGACCAGGGGCGATTTCATTTCCTGCTTGAACAGCATCCCTTCAAGGGCGTACAGCTGCCTTTGGACGCTGACGCAAGCATGACATCGCGAAAGTTCTACGCATTCGAGGTGTGCAGGTCGTTTGAAGCGAGCGGTGTAGATGCAATCATGCTGCCGTGTTTTGCCAGCCAGACCTTTCGTGCAGAGATTCAGGAAGAACTGGGCATTCCTGTACTGGACATGATGGAAAGCCTGGTACGGCACATTCGCCAGATCGCCGTGCCGGGCAGCACGCTGGGTGTGCTTGCTTCGGATTACGTGCGCCATTCCGGGCTCTTTGAGCGTGCGTTGGGCGGCGAGTACGCAGTTGTGTATCCCGACGCGCAGGCACAGGTCGGCCTGATGCAGGCCATGTACGGGGGCAATGGCATCAAGGACGGGTATCTGGACGGGGTGCCGCTGGAGTCGGTCTACCAGGCCTGCCTGTCAGTACAGGCGCAAGGCGCGGCGCTTATCGTGCCTGGCATGACCGAGCTCTCACTGGTGTGTGCAGACTTGCAGCGCCGGGGCATCACTGCGCTCGATATCAACGACCTCTATGCCACCTATGCAACACTGGGTTCGGGTGCGCCACGTGCCCTGCCATTCAAGCTGGGTATCGTGGGGGGCGTTGGCCCTGCAGCGACGGTTGATTTCATGGGCAAGGTGGTTGCCAGCACGCCGGCAGGTCGTGACCAGGACCATATCAAGATGGTGGTGGAGCAGAATCCGCAAATACCGGATCGTACGGCCAATCTGCTGCACGCTGAGGCGGACCCCACAATGGCCATGTACGCGACCTGCAAGCGCCTGGAGAGCGCGGGTGCCAACGCAATTGCAATCCCGTGTAATACCGCGCATGCGTTTGTCGAGCGTATCCAGGAGCACCTGCGCGTGCCGATCGTCAACATGCTCACGGAGACGATCGACTGGATAAAGCAAACCTACGGTTCCGATAAAACGATTGGTTTGCTGGCTACTTCAGGAACCGTCGCCAGCCAGGTGTATCACCAGGCAGCCAGCCGCGCAGGGCTTGAGCTGATCGTGCCGGCGCCGGATTACCAAAAGCTGGTCATGGAGGCTATCTACGGCGAGCGCGGCGTCAAGGCAGGGTTCACTGACGGGCTGTGCCGGGATGAGTTGCTGATTGCTGCCGAGCACTTGTCGGAAGTAGGCGCGCAGGTCCTTATTTTGGGATGTACGGAGCTACCCCTGTTGCTCAGTCACTGTGATGCCTACGACCTCAATGGCAGGGCTGTCGCCCTTGTGGACCCGACGATGATCCTGGCCCGCAAATGTGTAGCGCTGGCGCATAAGCTGCCTGCTGAGAATTGA
- a CDS encoding UxaA family hydrolase, which translates to MQLNGRTFLGYRRDNGRVGIRNHVIILPVDDISNAAAEAVANNIKGTLGLPHPYGRLQFGEDLDLHFRTLIGTGCNPNVAAVVVIGIEPGWTRRVVDGIRASGKPAEGFWIEQNGDHNTICAASRKAREFVQYATELRREECAISELWVSTKCGESDTTSGCGANPTVGNAFDKLYAQGCTLVFGETSELTGGEHLVAERCSTPAVRERFQFMFDRYSAMIDRWKTSDLSESQPTKGNIEGGLTTIEEKALGNIQKIGRKCRVDGVLDKAEAPTGPGLWFMDSSSAAAEMVTLCAASGYVAHFFPTGQGNVIGNPILPVIKICANPRTFRTMGEHIDVDVSGLLRREINMDDAGDRLLDMLMRTANGRYTAAEALGHREFVLTRLFESA; encoded by the coding sequence ATGCAACTCAACGGACGCACTTTCCTGGGCTACCGCCGCGACAATGGCCGTGTGGGCATTCGCAACCATGTGATCATCCTGCCGGTGGACGACATCTCCAATGCGGCCGCCGAAGCGGTGGCCAACAACATCAAGGGCACCCTCGGGCTGCCCCACCCTTATGGCCGCCTGCAGTTCGGCGAGGACCTGGACTTGCACTTCCGCACCCTGATCGGTACCGGCTGCAACCCCAACGTGGCTGCGGTGGTGGTGATCGGTATCGAGCCCGGCTGGACCCGTCGCGTGGTCGACGGCATCCGCGCCAGCGGCAAGCCGGCGGAAGGCTTCTGGATCGAACAGAACGGCGACCACAACACCATCTGCGCCGCTTCACGCAAAGCGCGCGAATTCGTGCAGTACGCCACCGAGCTGCGCCGCGAGGAGTGCGCTATCAGCGAACTGTGGGTCTCGACCAAGTGCGGCGAGTCCGACACCACCTCCGGCTGCGGCGCCAACCCCACCGTGGGCAACGCCTTCGACAAGCTGTACGCACAGGGCTGCACGCTGGTGTTCGGTGAAACCTCCGAGCTGACGGGCGGCGAACACCTGGTCGCCGAGCGCTGCAGCACCCCGGCAGTACGCGAGCGGTTCCAGTTCATGTTCGACCGCTACAGCGCCATGATCGACCGCTGGAAAACCAGCGACCTGTCCGAGTCGCAGCCGACCAAGGGCAACATCGAAGGCGGCCTGACCACCATCGAGGAAAAGGCCCTGGGCAATATCCAGAAAATCGGCCGCAAATGCCGGGTGGATGGTGTGCTGGACAAGGCCGAGGCGCCGACCGGGCCTGGCTTGTGGTTCATGGACTCGTCGTCTGCGGCGGCAGAAATGGTCACCCTGTGCGCAGCGTCCGGTTATGTGGCGCACTTCTTCCCCACCGGCCAGGGCAACGTCATCGGCAACCCGATATTGCCGGTGATCAAGATCTGCGCCAACCCGCGAACCTTCCGCACCATGGGTGAACACATCGATGTCGATGTATCCGGCCTGCTGCGCCGCGAAATCAACATGGACGATGCCGGCGACCGCTTGCTCGACATGCTGATGCGTACCGCCAACGGTCGCTACACTGCCGCAGAAGCCTTGGGGCACCGTGAGTTCGTGCTGACCCGGTTGTTCGAAAGCGCCTGA
- the dctA gene encoding C4-dicarboxylate transporter DctA, protein MKILKNLYVQVVIGLIAGIALGYCWPSLGVEMKPLGDTFIRLIKMLITLVIFCTVAIGIARMESLKELGKVGFKTFLYFEVVTTLALLLGMIIANLVQPGAGMNIDPASLDSGAMSQYLDQVHAQESSSLLTQLIPNSVVGAFASGNLLQVLLFSVLFGVALSGMSRRSRLAAKVIEQFGETLLRIVGMIMWLAPIGAFGAMAFTIGKYGIGALQQMGLLIVCLYVTSLLFIGIVLGSISFACGINIWSLIKYLREELLIVLGTSTTESVLPRLMQKLERLGCDKSVIGLVLPTGYSFNLDGAAIYLTMASLFLAQALNIDLSWGQQLSLLVILLITSKGGAGVAGAALIVLTATLASHDIIPVAAITLILGIDRILNEVRALTNMMGNVVGTLAIARWEGKLDLAKARAELAAPGRLPALDPAPLNLSQKKP, encoded by the coding sequence GTGAAAATCCTCAAGAACCTGTATGTCCAGGTGGTGATCGGCCTGATCGCCGGCATTGCCCTCGGCTACTGCTGGCCCTCGCTGGGGGTCGAGATGAAGCCGCTGGGCGATACGTTCATCCGCCTGATCAAGATGCTCATCACCCTGGTGATTTTCTGCACCGTGGCCATTGGCATCGCACGCATGGAAAGCCTCAAGGAACTGGGCAAGGTCGGCTTCAAGACCTTCCTGTACTTCGAGGTGGTGACGACCCTGGCGCTGTTGCTGGGCATGATCATCGCCAACCTGGTACAGCCCGGCGCCGGCATGAACATCGACCCGGCCAGCCTGGACAGCGGCGCCATGTCGCAATACCTGGACCAGGTGCACGCGCAGGAGTCCTCCAGCCTGCTGACCCAACTGATCCCCAACTCGGTGGTCGGCGCCTTCGCCAGCGGTAACCTGCTGCAGGTGCTGCTGTTCTCGGTGCTGTTCGGTGTGGCGTTGTCCGGCATGTCCAGGCGCAGCCGGCTGGCTGCGAAGGTGATCGAACAGTTTGGCGAAACCCTGCTGCGCATCGTCGGCATGATCATGTGGCTGGCCCCCATCGGTGCGTTCGGCGCCATGGCCTTCACCATTGGCAAGTACGGTATCGGGGCGTTGCAGCAGATGGGCTTGCTGATCGTCTGCCTGTACGTCACCAGCCTGCTGTTCATCGGTATTGTGCTGGGCTCGATCAGCTTTGCCTGCGGGATCAACATCTGGTCGCTGATCAAGTACCTGCGCGAAGAGCTGCTGATCGTGCTGGGCACCTCCACCACCGAGTCGGTCCTGCCACGGCTGATGCAGAAACTGGAACGGCTGGGCTGCGACAAATCGGTGATCGGCCTGGTATTGCCCACCGGCTACTCGTTCAACCTCGACGGCGCCGCCATCTACCTGACCATGGCCTCGCTGTTCTTGGCTCAGGCGCTGAACATCGACTTGTCATGGGGCCAGCAACTGAGCTTGCTGGTGATCCTGCTGATCACCTCCAAGGGCGGCGCAGGGGTAGCCGGTGCGGCGCTGATCGTGCTGACCGCCACGCTGGCCAGCCACGACATCATCCCAGTGGCAGCGATTACGCTGATTCTGGGCATCGACCGCATTCTCAATGAAGTACGGGCGTTGACCAACATGATGGGCAACGTGGTCGGCACACTGGCGATTGCCCGCTGGGAGGGCAAGCTCGACCTGGCCAAGGCTCGCGCCGAACTGGCTGCCCCTGGCCGCTTGCCTGCGCTTGATCCGGCACCGCTGAACCTGTCGCAGAAAAAACCCTGA